The following proteins come from a genomic window of Lolium rigidum isolate FL_2022 chromosome 5, APGP_CSIRO_Lrig_0.1, whole genome shotgun sequence:
- the LOC124658166 gene encoding DEAD-box ATP-dependent RNA helicase 28-like, with protein sequence MDPDFRFDPDGSDDEAAAAAASARRKPAQSPWEFSTYAQSVAAEHASRRTTSIDEKISQALRGRRNPSMPDGSEDDEEEDAAADDDDSDDEAVKGESGDEEDELEDSDDDEESEEGEEVDEDESGEEDGEEEEEEEAAQEDDDTPEQSGTPDPSKFFASSEGASFSANSFLELNLSRPLIRACEALGYQKPTPIQAACIPLALTGRDICGSAITGSGKTAAFSLPVLERLLFRPKRIPAIRVLILTPTRELAAQVHSMIEKLAQFTDIRCCLIVGGLPTKVQEVALRSNPDIVVATPGRIIDHLRNSLSVGLEDLAILILDEADRLLELGFSVEINELIRMCPKRRQTMLFSATMTEQIDELVKLSLNKPIRLEADPSLKRPATLTEEVVRIRRSREANQEAVLLALCLKTFKERVIIFSGTKHSAHRLKIMFGLSGMKAAELHGNLTQAQRLEALEQFKKQEADILIATDIAARGIDIVGVRTVINFACPRDVTTYLHRVGRTARAGREGYAVTFVTDDDRSLLKAIAKKAGSQLKSRIVAEKPVADCAKLIEQLEHQISNIILEEREEMALRKAEMEATKAENMIAHKDEIYSRPKRTWFATEKEKKTLAKAAKESMGQVKSGSGVVSAQQAEDLRLKEKRRREREKNLPRKKRRKLEAQREMLEDDRADEEEAQESEGGKKAKNSQSVVDVAYRRAKSMKATGKKGIVAVKGKNEKKAKQPSDKGQTRQEEMHELFQNDMSEWKQGRALKKKDSSFAKKSKNSFKSKSRYKRRK encoded by the exons ATGGACCCCGACTTCCGGTTCGACCCGGACGGTTccgacgacgaggcggcggcggcggcggcctccgcgcGGCGCAAGCCAGCGCAGTCTCCGTGGGAGTTCTCCACGTACGCGCAGTCCGTGGCGGCGGAGCACGCCAGCCGCCGCACCACCTCCATCGACGAGAAGATCTCCCAGGCCCTCAGGGGACGACGCAACCCCTCTATGCCTGACGGAtcagaggacgacgaggaggaggatgctgcTGCTGATGACGATGATAGCGACGATGAGGCGGTGAAGGGGGAGAgcggggacgaggaggacgagctagaggacagcgacgacgacgaagagagcgaggagggggaggaggtggACGAGGATGAAAGCGGGGAGGAGGATGGCGAA gaggaggaagaagaagaggctgCACAGGAG GATGATGATACACCCGAACAGAGCGGCACTCCGGATCCTTCCAAGTTTTTCGCGTCGTCGGAAGGAGCGTCCTTCAGCGCAAATTCCTTTCTTGAGCTCAACCTATCACGTCCACTCATTCGAGCTTGTGAAGCACTTGGCTACCAGAAACCAACACCTATTCAG GCTGCATGCATACCTTTAGCATTAACAGGGCGGGATATATGTGGCAGCGCTATAACGGGGTCAGGGAAG ACAGCTGCTTTCTCTCTGCCTGTGCTGGAGCGTCTACTTTTCCGGCCAAAGCGTATACCTGCTATTAGGGTGCTTATTCTTACTCCAACTAGAGAGTTGGCTGCTCA GGTCCACAGTATGATTGAAAAATTAGCCCAGTTTACCGATATCAGGTGCTGTCTCATAGTTGGTGGACTTCCAACGAAG GTACAAGAGGTAGCTTTAAGGTCAAATCCTGACATTGTTGTTGCCACTCCTGGTCGCATAATAGATCATCTACGCAATTCCCTTTCTGTTGGCCTTGAAGATCTTGCAATTTTGATCCTTGATGAAGCTGACCGTTTGCTGGAACTGGGTTTCAGTGTTGAAATTAATGAACTG ATTCGCATGTGTCCTAAAAGAAGGCAGACAATGCTCTTTTCTGCTACAATGACAGAGCAAATTGATGAACTTGTGAAACTTTCACTAAACAAACCAATTCGTCTTGAAGCCGATCCATCGCTGAAACGCCCTGCAACATTGACCGAAGA GGTAGTTAGAATAAGACGATCACGTGAAGCAAATCAAGAAGCTGTTCTGCTTGCTCTCTGTTTGAAGACCTTCAAGGAAAGAGTAATCATTTTTAG TGGGACAAAGCATTCTGCTCACAGGTTAAAAATAATGTTTGGTCTATCTGGGATGAAAGCTGCTGAACTTCATGGCAACCTTACACAGGCTCAGCGGCTTGAG GCATTAGAACAATTCAAAAAACAAGAGGCGGATATCCTGATTGCAACTGATATTGCAGCTCGT GGTATTGATATTGTTGGTGTTCGAACAGTAATAAATTTTGCCTGCCCACGTGACGTCACAAC TTATCTTCATCGTGTTGGTCGTACCGCTCGAGCAGGCAGGGAGGGCTATGCCGTGACATTTGTTACCGATGATGATAGATCCCTCTTGAAAGCTATC GCAAAGAAAGCTGGTTCACAGCTAAAAAGCCGCATTGTTGCAGAGAAACCTGTGGCTGACTGTGCAAAATTAATCGAGCAACTGGAACATCAAATTTCTAACATAATTCTAGAAGAAAG GGAGGAAATGGCATTACGGAAAGCTGAAATGGAAGCAACAAAG GCAGAAAATATGATAGCTCACAAGGATGAGATATACTCACGCCCAAAGAGAACCTGGTTTGCTactgaaaaggaaaagaagacTTTGGCAAAGGCTGCTAAA GAATCCATGGGTCAAGTTAAAAGTGGTTCCGGAGTTGTTAGCGCTCAGCAAGCCGAAGATCTTCGTCTGAAGGAGAAAAGGAGAAGAGAGCGTGAG AAAAATCTACCTAGGAAGAAACGCCGAAAATTAGAGGCACAACGGGAGATGCTGGAGGACGACAGGGCAGATGAGGAGGAAGCTCAG GAAAGCGAAGGAGGGAAGAAAGCAAAGAATAGCCAATCTGTAGTTGATGTGGCTTATCGTAGGGCAAAATCAATGAAGGCTACGGGCAAAAAGGGTATTGTTGCTGTCAAAGGAAAGAATGAGAAAAAGGCAAAACAACCTTCTGACAAGGGGCAGACTAGGCAAGAGGAAATGCACGAACTGTTCCAGAATGATATGAGTGAATGGAAACAGGGCCGCGCCTTGAAGAAAAAGGACAGCTCTTTTGCAAAGAAATCCAAGAACTCTTTTAAGAGCAAATCAAG GTACAAGCGGCGAAAGTAG